The Christiangramia flava JLT2011 genome has a segment encoding these proteins:
- a CDS encoding M1 family metallopeptidase → MSKNILLFLLLAVSALTAQKTTSDQLAQFDFQKLQARLEIRPEQQEVLGSVHFTFAILEQADTLKIDGRKMEFSEVLLNGEKARFYTDDTGIYVLSTFAPSVSNELDLKYTAYPESAMYFINWQDKTPEAAREVWTQGQGKYTSNWLPSFDELREKLEFDLTYIFPKSYQLIANGLLKSRSENDSLITWQYDMEKPMSSYLVGMAAAQFDSLTENAASGVPLKMYFRKPEAGKAEATYRYSKEIFDFFEKEIGVPFPWQNYKQLPVVNFLYGGMENTGTTIFAESLMTDSIGFNDQNYVNVNAHELAHQWFGDLVTEHSGKHHWLNEGFATYYALLAEKEIFGEDYYYWKLYQTAEQLKEASDSGKGQAVLRTGNNSLTYYQKGAWVLHMLREQVGDAAFREGIKNYLNHYSFQNPTTEKFLTEMELVSGQDLEQFKKDWLEQSAFKASQALESLKRSEFIQQYLQVAGLREFPLEDKKELLRAALDFPVNDYTGQEAVHQLQGENSQVAYDLFEKALESGNLYVRQAVAQTMENIPQIFKKQFEGLLNDDSYITKEISFFKLWSQFPESRPAYFKKLKEVEGFYNKNVRMLWLTLNLVTPDYEPGKNADYYQELAGYAEKWQPIEIQQNAFSYLYQISAFNDASLESVILGTGNPNSGFRNYCRQLLQELLKSQEYRERLEALAEGMDAKAVSYLQSKLSP, encoded by the coding sequence ATGTCTAAAAATATCCTTCTTTTCTTGCTTTTGGCTGTTTCTGCCCTTACAGCTCAAAAAACGACCAGTGACCAGTTAGCACAATTTGATTTTCAGAAACTTCAGGCGAGGCTTGAAATACGGCCGGAGCAGCAGGAGGTTCTGGGTTCGGTTCATTTCACCTTTGCGATTTTAGAGCAGGCCGATACCTTGAAGATCGATGGACGAAAAATGGAATTTTCAGAAGTTCTGCTGAATGGCGAAAAGGCCAGATTTTATACCGATGACACGGGGATTTATGTATTATCTACATTCGCTCCTTCGGTTTCTAATGAGTTGGACCTGAAATATACAGCGTACCCCGAATCAGCTATGTATTTCATCAACTGGCAGGACAAGACTCCTGAAGCGGCCCGCGAAGTCTGGACACAGGGACAGGGAAAATACACTTCCAACTGGCTGCCAAGCTTTGACGAGTTACGGGAAAAACTGGAATTTGATCTAACTTATATTTTTCCGAAGTCATACCAGCTTATCGCGAATGGCTTGCTGAAATCGCGTAGTGAAAACGATTCGCTCATTACCTGGCAATACGATATGGAAAAGCCCATGAGCAGTTACCTGGTTGGAATGGCTGCTGCGCAGTTTGATTCGTTGACTGAAAATGCTGCTTCAGGCGTTCCGTTAAAAATGTATTTCCGGAAACCGGAAGCCGGAAAAGCTGAAGCTACTTATCGCTATTCCAAAGAGATCTTCGACTTTTTCGAAAAAGAGATCGGTGTTCCTTTTCCCTGGCAAAATTATAAACAGTTACCGGTCGTGAATTTTCTCTACGGTGGAATGGAAAATACCGGGACGACCATTTTTGCCGAGTCGCTGATGACCGATTCTATTGGTTTTAACGATCAGAATTACGTGAACGTCAATGCACACGAACTGGCTCACCAGTGGTTTGGAGATCTGGTAACCGAGCATTCCGGCAAACATCACTGGCTCAACGAGGGTTTTGCGACCTATTATGCGCTGCTGGCTGAAAAAGAGATCTTTGGTGAAGATTATTATTACTGGAAACTATATCAAACAGCCGAGCAGCTTAAGGAAGCCAGCGATTCTGGCAAGGGGCAGGCGGTTTTGCGAACCGGGAACAACTCGTTGACCTATTACCAGAAAGGTGCCTGGGTGCTTCACATGCTTCGGGAGCAGGTGGGCGATGCAGCTTTTCGGGAAGGAATAAAAAATTACCTGAATCATTACAGTTTTCAGAATCCTACTACCGAGAAGTTTCTCACAGAAATGGAGCTGGTGTCTGGTCAGGACCTGGAACAATTTAAGAAAGACTGGCTGGAACAATCGGCTTTCAAAGCTTCTCAGGCTCTGGAATCATTGAAAAGGTCTGAATTTATTCAGCAATATTTACAGGTTGCCGGTTTGAGGGAATTTCCGTTGGAAGATAAAAAGGAATTGTTGCGTGCAGCGCTTGATTTTCCGGTCAATGATTATACGGGGCAGGAAGCCGTGCATCAGTTACAGGGTGAAAATTCCCAGGTAGCGTATGATTTGTTTGAAAAAGCCTTGGAAAGTGGCAATTTATATGTTCGCCAGGCAGTAGCTCAAACTATGGAGAATATTCCGCAAATCTTTAAGAAGCAGTTTGAAGGCTTGCTGAATGATGATTCTTACATCACCAAGGAAATCAGCTTTTTCAAGCTCTGGTCACAATTTCCGGAATCTCGTCCTGCTTATTTTAAAAAGCTGAAGGAGGTGGAAGGATTTTATAACAAAAACGTCCGGATGTTGTGGCTTACACTGAACCTGGTAACGCCAGATTATGAGCCGGGCAAAAATGCCGATTATTACCAGGAACTGGCCGGGTATGCCGAAAAATGGCAGCCTATAGAAATTCAGCAGAATGCGTTCAGTTACCTGTACCAGATTTCTGCTTTTAACGATGCCAGCCTGGAGAGTGTCATCCTGGGAACAGGAAATCCCAATTCCGGTTTCAGGAATTATTGCCGCCAATTACTGCAGGAATTACTGAAAAGCCAGGAATACCGTGAAAGACTCGAAGCTCTCGCGGAAGGAATGGATGCGAAGGCAGTGAGCTATCTTCAATCTAAACTTTCACCATAA
- a CDS encoding patatin-like phospholipase family protein: MRALVISGGGSKGAFAGGVAQYLIQQLKYDYDIFIGTSTGSLLISHMALGKVEKIKQIYTSVNQSSIFSIRPFLIKQKHGHQNISINHLNVIRNFLRGSKTFGESHNLKTLISETFTKAEFEALKATDKDIVVTVSNLSLNEVEYKSIRDYDYEDFIEWIWISCNYTPFMSLVKKNGCEYADGGLGSMVPIEEAVKRGATEVDAIILQTEVTHFNRLPSKNAFSLITNLFAFMLDRIENQNIRIGKFAAANNDAILNFYYTPSVLTTNSLIFDKEKMTAWWESGFEFAKNQNKELNQIEP, translated from the coding sequence ATGCGAGCATTGGTCATTTCAGGTGGAGGAAGTAAGGGCGCTTTTGCCGGCGGCGTGGCGCAGTATCTCATTCAGCAGCTAAAATACGACTATGATATTTTCATTGGGACTTCTACCGGGAGTCTGCTGATTTCTCATATGGCGCTGGGAAAAGTGGAAAAGATCAAGCAAATCTATACTTCGGTGAACCAGTCGAGTATTTTCAGTATTCGTCCGTTTTTGATCAAACAGAAACACGGGCACCAGAATATCAGTATCAATCACCTGAACGTTATTCGGAATTTTCTGCGTGGAAGCAAAACTTTCGGTGAAAGCCATAATCTCAAAACGCTTATTTCAGAAACCTTTACCAAAGCGGAATTTGAGGCGCTCAAGGCTACAGATAAAGATATCGTTGTGACGGTCTCCAATTTGTCGCTGAACGAGGTAGAGTATAAGAGTATCCGGGATTACGATTACGAGGATTTCATAGAATGGATCTGGATTTCCTGTAATTACACGCCTTTTATGAGCCTGGTCAAGAAAAATGGCTGTGAGTATGCTGATGGTGGCCTGGGCTCCATGGTGCCTATTGAAGAGGCGGTCAAACGCGGTGCTACCGAGGTGGACGCGATCATTCTCCAAACGGAAGTGACCCATTTCAACCGACTGCCTTCCAAAAATGCCTTTTCGCTTATCACCAACCTCTTTGCTTTTATGCTGGACAGGATCGAAAATCAGAATATCCGCATTGGGAAATTTGCAGCGGCGAATAACGATGCGATCCTAAATTTTTATTATACGCCCAGCGTGCTCACGACCAATTCGCTTATTTTTGATAAGGAAAAGATGACGGCATGGTGGGAGAGCGGCTTCGAATTTGCCAAAAATCAGAACAAAGAACTTAATCAAATCGAACCTTAA
- a CDS encoding patatin-like phospholipase family protein has translation MRALVISGGGSKGAFAGGVAQYLIEEKNRNYDLFLGTSTGSLLIPHLAAGNIQKIYDIYTNVTQRKIFSLNPFVVKRKEGREYVTINYFNMFWQFVKQKRTFGESKALKRNIRKNFSHQDFIELRSKVKDVVVTVSNLSKNRVEYKSIHEFEYDDFCDWIWISCNYIPFMSLAKKNGFEYADGGLGCVVPIREAIKRGATEVDAIILEAENMEYNKVLGKNPFSLMINLFGFLLDQVEYHDIVEGKLAALNKKVKLNTYYTPTKLTENSLVFNKKAMTQWWQEGFEYAQKKDMELKAQRSSWFKLGF, from the coding sequence ATGCGAGCACTTGTCATATCTGGAGGAGGAAGCAAAGGCGCTTTTGCCGGCGGCGTTGCACAATATCTCATCGAAGAAAAGAACCGAAATTATGACCTGTTCCTGGGGACATCAACAGGGAGCCTGCTCATACCGCACCTGGCTGCGGGCAATATTCAGAAGATCTACGACATTTATACCAATGTGACCCAGCGGAAAATATTCAGTCTAAATCCTTTCGTGGTTAAGCGGAAAGAAGGGCGGGAATACGTGACGATCAATTACTTCAATATGTTCTGGCAGTTCGTAAAACAGAAACGTACGTTTGGAGAAAGCAAGGCACTCAAAAGGAATATTCGGAAGAATTTCTCCCATCAGGATTTTATTGAATTACGCAGTAAGGTCAAGGATGTGGTGGTCACGGTTTCAAATTTGTCTAAAAACAGGGTGGAATACAAGTCGATCCACGAGTTTGAATACGATGATTTCTGCGACTGGATCTGGATTAGCTGTAATTACATTCCGTTTATGAGCCTGGCGAAAAAGAATGGTTTCGAGTATGCAGATGGGGGGCTTGGTTGCGTGGTGCCCATTCGGGAAGCTATCAAAAGAGGCGCTACGGAAGTGGATGCGATTATTCTAGAGGCCGAAAACATGGAATATAATAAGGTGCTGGGGAAAAACCCATTTTCGCTGATGATCAACCTGTTCGGTTTTTTACTAGACCAGGTGGAATACCATGACATTGTGGAAGGCAAACTGGCGGCACTTAACAAAAAAGTTAAACTCAACACCTATTACACGCCTACCAAACTAACTGAGAATTCCCTGGTTTTCAACAAAAAGGCCATGACACAATGGTGGCAGGAAGGGTTTGAATATGCGCAAAAGAAGGATATGGAGCTAAAAGCGCAACGATCTTCCTGGTTTAAGTTAGGTTTTTAA